The Gammaproteobacteria bacterium genomic interval CACGCACATTCTCATCTAGAAAAGACTGCGCCAGTGGATGATAATCGCTGGCGGTAATATCCGTTCCCATGCGCTGTAATACCAGGCTGCTCAGGCCCAGGCCGCAACCGATTTCCAGTACTCGCTTATCCTTTAGCTCCAGTTGGCTGACGTGATTGGCCAAAACCCTTGATGATGGCCATAGAAGTCCAAATAAGGGCCAGGAAGCGGAGGATATTCCCACTGCCGCCGCCAGCTCTCCGGTATCGTCAAACTGTTGTCGGTCTTTTAAAGACCGAATAACATATTGCTCATGGTTGACAGTTATTTTTTGGTACTTAAGCTCATAATCGGGCACGTTGTGTCTCGTGGGTATGGGATCGGAAATCCGACGACACAACAAGCGGAAAAGGTTATGCAGAAGGGGAGAATGGAAAGCCAGCCCACCGTACGCGAATTATCAGGACATTACAAGGGCCGGTGTCACGGTTATGAAATATTTGAAGTGAGTGAGGATTCGGTTTCTGCGAGTACAACTGCGTAGCGGTAGAGAAAAGTGATTCCGCTCAAAGTGTTGGAAATACCTCAAGCACAAACGGTATTAGCCGTTTGTGCTTGAGTGTACAAACAAATCGTCAAAAATTGTATTTAAACGCCAATTCCGTGAACAAGGCGTTGTCGGCGTTAGGGAAAGCCTGGCCTGGGTAGAAGTATCCCACGGTGTAGGTAACTTTTGTGTCCTTAGTGGGGCGACCGCCGACAATAATATCCAAGGCGCTACCCAGATCGGTGCTGGTCCCATTGGGAATTTCGTCGATTTCTGAATTGCGAATATTGCTGCTGGCGACGTCCTGCGTGTAGGTATGATGGACTACATCAAAGGAGAAACTTCTCTGATATCGGAATCCCAAGCCCAAAGTGGTGACTTTGACGTTACTTAACTCCATGTCGACCATTTCTCCATAGATGTTATAGCGCTCAATTCCACCGTTTTTGGAGTCATTGTCTTGATAGCCGGTTTGGCGAAAGTTACCGTCGACATTGTCCGTAAGGTTGTTATCACCGCTGCCGTAAGCGTAGCCCATAATCAATCGGGGGCGCGCCGGTAATGACTTGAAGGTATAGTAAAAACCGAGGTCATAGCCAAAGCCATCAATTGATTGACCGGCTTCATCGCCTCCGACTAAACCGGTTTCCAGCCAGTAGTCCATATCGCCTAATTCACCTTGGGCTTGAAGACCAAAAAACTGTGCATTGCGTTGCCCTGCGGTTTTATCATCCTGAATCAAATAGTAGGCCATTAATTGGTTGTCTTTGATGTATTCGTAGCGGCCATATAGCAAGTAGTTTCTAATGCCTTCATTGGCGCCGGTATTCATGGTGTCTTTGTGATTCTTTTCAAAAGCGAAAAATTCCACAGCGCCATCGGGGATCATAAGTTCGAATCTGGCGCCGTCCAATTCTTCATCGAAAAGCCATTCGCGTTCGTCTTTGGTGCGCATTCGGCCCAGTTTGATATTCATGGTGTTGAACACATTGTCCAGCTGTAAGTAAGCATTCACAATAGAAAGCTCGGTTTTGTCGACTTTTTTTTGCGCTTCGTCATCGTACATATATCTGGCGAAGTCGGCATTTAAGTAGGCAGAGATATTTTCTTTTGGCGAGTAGCGCAGCGCCAGCGATACCAGAGGTCGGTTTCGTGTTTCATCTTCTGCTTTGGTGTCGTCAAGATTAAAATTGCCTTGTTTTCTTGACTCAAATTCTACCCGTCCACCGTAGGCCAGCTCTTCGGAGATTTGGTTGTTGGTGCTGGGTGGTTTGTCTGATCCGGCCCATGCCAAAGGTATTGTTGCCATCAAAACCAAGCAGACACTGCTAGTAGCGAATCTTAGTTTCTTTTTTCCGGTACACATCACCGTATTTCCTCTAATAATTACAGGGTTCTACCTGTGTTGATAATCAATCTGCCGCAATTTGTGTTTGCAGATATTCCAAGTCGTTGTTCTGTGTGCATCAACAGCTGTTCGGTAAAGGCTCTCCGTTCCGGCAACAGCGTGCTTATTTGTACTAAGCGGGCTAAGCTTAAAGATACATAAGCGTCTATTGTTTCTTTTGGTAGGGGCGATAACTGCACATACGCTCTTTCAAAGGCTAAGCAGGCGCTTGAAAGCGCATTGATGTCACCGCGAATTCTCAAAGCATATTCCATTAGGTGGGCGATATAGTTACCCAAGTCCAAGGCCGGATCTCCCTGACTGCAAAGATCCAGGTCAATAAGGGCAAGTTGTTTTTTCGCGCTCACTAAAACTTGATCAAAATAAAAATCCCGATGAATACATCGTGGTATGGAATCCGGAATGTTTTGAGCAAGTTCCTGACAGGCGCAAAACAGGCGGTTAATACGTTCCGCCCAGTGCGGAAAATCTTTACATAAGGTGTCCATGCGGCTGCGAAGTATTGCCAGTTCATCGCTAATGTTGTGAGTTTTTCTTGGTGTCTGGCCGCAATGATGCAGTTTGTGAATCAATGTGGCGATTCGACTCTGGGTGTGGTTGTCATTTGAGTCGAGTGATTCACCGACGGATGAGGCTTCGACCTTGTGGTACAGCCACATATTCAAATCGGGTATCAGTCCGATGGGTTGAGGTACCATAAGGCCATCGTCACTGCTTTCGCCGAATCCGTTTTCCCACAGTGCGGAATTGAGCTTATAGGTTTTTCGGTCTGCGCCCTTGGCGCGGACCTTGCCCATAATGCATAGGTGTACCGGGTCGCCGCGATCGTCAGTTAAAGTAATCTGATATTGCAATAAACAACGGCGCCCCGGTTTGTGTCTGATGATGTGGGTTTGCGCTACCCGCAACGGTGCATTTTGTGAATGGGGTCTAAGTAACGGTTCCAACTTGGTTTCCATATACCTGCCATTCAACGCTAGATTTATACAGGGTAAAGCGGCGTCATTCAGCAGAACAATTTCTTTAGGGGTGTTGGTTAGAACGT includes:
- a CDS encoding alginate export family protein, whose translation is MATIPLAWAGSDKPPSTNNQISEELAYGGRVEFESRKQGNFNLDDTKAEDETRNRPLVSLALRYSPKENISAYLNADFARYMYDDEAQKKVDKTELSIVNAYLQLDNVFNTMNIKLGRMRTKDEREWLFDEELDGARFELMIPDGAVEFFAFEKNHKDTMNTGANEGIRNYLLYGRYEYIKDNQLMAYYLIQDDKTAGQRNAQFFGLQAQGELGDMDYWLETGLVGGDEAGQSIDGFGYDLGFYYTFKSLPARPRLIMGYAYGSGDNNLTDNVDGNFRQTGYQDNDSKNGGIERYNIYGEMVDMELSNVKVTTLGLGFRYQRSFSFDVVHHTYTQDVASSNIRNSEIDEIPNGTSTDLGSALDIIVGGRPTKDTKVTYTVGYFYPGQAFPNADNALFTELAFKYNF